Proteins encoded in a region of the Phoenix dactylifera cultivar Barhee BC4 chromosome 3, palm_55x_up_171113_PBpolish2nd_filt_p, whole genome shotgun sequence genome:
- the LOC103709946 gene encoding uncharacterized protein LOC103709946, with product MALNQTLKIALTLSFFGALSFIFGVVAENKKPPYGTPINGKGVVICKFPSDPTIGLGSLSVVMLFLTVIIGHVAVYFPYEGKSVPQQSLFRSSTLVVFFAIAEILSALAMGLMMWATITEGLNRVHNIHHDLETKCPTAKTGLFGGAAFLSLDAVLLWLVCQMLTLNARADYLDENDPKGEYGQVYGADYNSSGADPPHSMA from the exons ATGGCTTTAAACCAAACCCTGAAAATTGCTCTTACTTTGTCCTTCTTCGGGGCCCTCTCCTTCATATTTGGTGTAGTTGCTGAAAATAAAAAG CCTCCATATGGAACCCCAATTAACGGAAAGGGTGTAGTCATCTGCAAGTTCCCTAGTGATCCAACAATTGGGTTGGGAAGTTTATCTGTCGTCATGCTCTTTTTGACAGTTATCATTGGTCATGTAGCTGTCTATTTTCCATACGAAGGGAAGTCTGTTCCACAACAGTCTTTGTTCCGCAGCAGTACATTGGTTGTATTCTTTGCTATTGCAGA AATCTTGTCAGCTCTAGCAATGGGGTTGATGATGTGGGCAACCATCACTGAAGGCCTTAACCGTGTACACAACATTCACCATGATCTTGAAACAAAGTGCCCCACTGCCAAGACTGGCCTCTTTGGTGGTGCTGCCTTCCTTTCACTTGATGCAGTCCTCCTTTGGCTTGTCTGCCAGATGCTGACCCTCAATGCCAGAGCTGATTACCTGGACGAGAATGATCCTAAAGGCGAATATGGACAGGTTTATGGCGCCGATTACAATTCTAGTGGGGCTGACCCTCCGCATTCCATGGCGTGA
- the LOC103709956 gene encoding kinesin-like protein KIN-5A, giving the protein MDSSQRRGGMIPLSPSQTPRSSEKLGRDFRSVDGNGNSNSKCDKDKGVNVQVILRCRPLSDDEMRVNTPVVISCNEHRREVTAVQNIANKQIDKTFVFDKVFGPSSKQKDLFHQAISPIVNEVLEGYNCTIFAYGQTGTGKTYTMEGGGRKTKNEEFSSDAGVIPRAVRQIFGILEAQCAEYSMKVTFLELYNEEITDLLAPDESKFSEDKSKKPIALMEDGKGGVFVRGLEEEIVYTAGEIYKILDKGSAKRRTAETLLNKQSSRSHSIFSITIHIKECTPEGEEMIKCGKLNLVDLAGSENISRSGAREGRAREAGEINKSLLTLGRVINSLVEHSGHVPYRDSKLTRLLRDSLGGKTKTCIIATITPSIHCLEETLSTLDYAHRAKNIKNKPEVNQKMLKSAMIKDLYSEIDRLKQEVYAAREKNGIYIPRDRYLHEEAEKKAMTEKMERLELELDSKDKQLIGLQDLYNSQQLLSAELSDKLEKSQKRLEDTEHALLDLEERYRQANTTIKEKEYLISNLLKSERELVERAYELRSELENAAADVSGLFSKIERKDMIEDGNRILVQNFLSQITQQLDILHKTVSASVMQQENQLKEMGEDMQSFVSTKTEATEGLRTQVEKLKFMYRSGIRALNDLAGELDKNSQSTFGKLNSQVLVHSSAIEDCFKGIALEADRLLNELQSSLSIQEDKLAAFAQQQREGHLRAVESTRSISVITSNFFCTLNVHSSKLSRILEETQTVQDHQLRELEKKFEECAANEEKQLLEKVAEMLASSSARKKKLVQTAVDNLRASAADRTSNLQKEMSTARDFTSSVKEQWNVYMEETENHYVEDTAAVESGRCCLQEGFQQCMENAKMGSQQWKIAQNSLLSLGKVNVASVDSIVRSGMEANQLLRAKLSSAASTTLEDADIANKSLLSSIDCSLKLDHDACANIDSMLIPCRGELRDLRSGHYHRIVEITENAGKCLEEEYAVDEPSCSTPRRRSINLPSMASIEELRTPDFEELLKSFWEARSASKQANGDVKHYSGAYQSQPQALRDARVPLTAIN; this is encoded by the exons ATGGATAGCTCGCAGAGGAGAGGTGGGATGATCCCATTGTCCCCCTCTCAAACGCCGAGGTCAAGTGAAAAGTTGGGAAGGGATTTCCGATCCGTCGATGGAAATGGGAATTCCAACAGCAAGTGTGATAAGGACAAGGGGGTCAATGTTCAAGTCATTCTCCGATGCAG ACCTTTGAGCGATGATGAGATGAGGGTGAACACGCCGGTGGTGATATCTTGCAATGAACATCGACGAGAAGTGACTGCTGTTCAGAATATTGCCAACAAGCAGATTGATAAAACCTTTGTCTTTGACAAG GTCTTTGGCCCATCATCCAAGCAAAAGGATTTATTTCATCAAGCTATCTCTCCCATAGTAAATGAGGTTCTTGAGGGTTATAACTGCACCATTTTTGCCTATGGTCAGACGGGCACTGGGAAAACTTACACaatggaaggaggaggaagaaagactaAG AATGAAGAATTTTCAAGTGATGCTGGAGTTATTCCAAGGGCCGTCCGACAAATCTTTGGCATACTCGAGGCGCAGTGTGCCGAGTACAGTATGAAAGTCACATTTCTTGAATTGTACAATGAGGAAATCACAGATCTTTTGGCTCCGGATGAGTCAAAATTTTCAGAGGACAAGTCCAAAAAGCCTATAGCTCTCATGGAAGATGGGAAGGGGGGTGTTTTTGTGAGAGGACTGGAAGAGGAGATCGTCTATACTGCTGGTGAAATTTACAAAATCTTGGATAAAGGGTCTGCAAAACGGCGTACTGCAGAGACTTTACTTAACAAGCAGAGCAGCCGATCTCATTCCATATTTTCTATCACAATTCACATCAAGGAGTGTACTCCTGAGGGAGAAGAGATGATCAAATGTGGAAAGCTTAATCTTGTGGATCTTGCTGGGTCAGAAAACATTTCACGATCAGGTGCTAGAGAg GGAAGAGCAAGGGAAGCTGGAGAGATCAATAAAAGTTTGCTTACTCTTGGTCGTGTTATTAATTCTCTTGTTGAACACTCTGGCCATGTTCCATACAG AGATAGCAAGTTGACAAGATTGCTTAGGGATTCCTTGGGAGGGAAAACAAAGACTTGCATTATTGCCACCATAACACCATCCATCCACTGTCTGGAAGAGACACTGAGCACCTTAGACTATGCACACCGTGCGAAAAATATCAAGAATAAGCCTGAG GTCAATCAGAAGATGTTAAAGTCTGCAATGATCAAGGATTTATACTCTGAAATTGACCGCCTTAAACAAG AGGTATATGCTGCAAGGGAGAAGAATGGGATATACATTCCACGGGATCGCTACCTTCATGAAGAAGCTGAGAAGAAG GCGATGACAGAGAAAATGGAGCGCCTGGAACTTGAGTTGGACTCAAAGGATAAG CAATTAATTGGTCTCCAAGACCTTTACAATTCTCAACAACTATTGAGTGCAGAATTAAGTGACAAACTTGAGAAGAGCCAG AAAAGGCTGGAGGACACTGAACATGCATTACTGGACCTGGAAGAAAGATATAGGCAGGCaaacaccacaataaaagaaaaagaatatttgATATCTAATCTTCTCAAATCAG AGAGAGAACTTGTAGAGCGTGCGTACGAGCTTCGTTCAGAACTAGAGAATGCAGCTGCAGATGTTTCTGGCTTGTTTTCTAAGATTG AACGTAAAGATATGATAGAGGATGGAAACAGAATTCTTGTGCAGAATTTCCTATCTCAAATAACTCAGCAGCTCGATATCTTGCATAAAACCGTATCAGCTTCTGTGatgcagcaggagaaccaactAAAAGAAATGGGAGAAGATATGCAATCATTTGTTTCCACAAAGACCGAG GCCACTGAAGGACTTAGAACTCAggttgaaaaattaaaattcatgTATCGATCTGGAATCAGAGCATTAAATGATCTGGCAGGAGAACTTGACAAGAATTCTCAGTCAACCTTTGGAAAATTAAACTCACAAGTACTGGTTCACTCTTCTGCTATTGAAGAT tGTTTCAAGGGAATTGCGTTGGAGGCTGATCGGTTGCTTAATGAACTTCAGAGCAGTCTTTCTATACAAGAGGATAAATTAGCTGCATTTGCACAGCAGCAGCGTGAG GGACATCTCAGAGCTGTGGAATCTACACGTTCTATTTCAGTTAttacttctaatttcttctgcACTCTGAATGTTCATTCATCAAAGTTGAGTAGGATTCTGGAGGAAACACAAACTGTCCAAGACCACCAGCTTCGTGAGCTTGAGAAAAAGTTTGAG GAATGTGCTGCTAATGAAGAGAAGCAACTGCTAGAAAAGGTGGCAGAAATGCTAGCAAGTTCAAGTGCCAGGAAGAAAAAGCTG GTTCAAACAGCAGTTGATAATCTCCGGGCAAGTGCTGCTGATAGAACCAGTAATCTGCAGAAGGAAATGTCAACTGCTCGTGATTTCACCTCTTCAGTTAAAGAACAATGGAATGTTTACATGGAAGAAACTGAAAACCACTATGTTGAGGATACTGCTGCAGTTGAAAGTGGTAGATGTTGCTTGCAAGAAGGTTTTCAACAATG CATGGAGAATGCGAAAATGGGTTCACAACAGTGGAAAATTGCTCAAAATTCACTGCTAAGCCTTGGAAAAGTAAATGTAGCATCAGTAGATTCAATTGTCCG GAGCGGAATGGAAGCCAATCAGCTCTTACGTGCCAAGTTGTCCTCTGCTGCCTCAACTACTCTTGAAGATGCCGATATTGCAAATAAGAGTCTGCTTTCCTCCATTGACT GTTCTTTAAAACTCGACCATGATGCATGTGCAAACATTGATTCTATGCTCATTCCTTGCCGTGGGGAGCTTAGGGATTTGAGAAGTGGACACTATCACAGGATTGTTGAGATCACAGAGAATGCAGGCAAGTGTCTAGAAGAAGAATATGCG GTGGATGAACCATCATGTTCGACGCCAAGGAGACGATCAATTAATCTGCCTAGCATGGCATCCATTGAGGAGCTGAGAACTCCAGATTTTGAAGAGCTTCTGAAGTCATTCTGGGAGGCCAGGTCTGCTTCCAAGCAGGCAAATGGGGATGTAAAACATTATTCTGGGGCATATCAGTCTCAACCACAAGCCTTGAGAGACGCAAGAGTTCCTCTCACTGCAATAAATTAA